A part of Numenius arquata chromosome 2, bNumArq3.hap1.1, whole genome shotgun sequence genomic DNA contains:
- the BHLHE41 gene encoding class E basic helix-loop-helix protein 41 has translation MDEGISRLPERQLLEHRDFIGLDYPSLYMCKPKRGVKRDESKETYKLPHRLIEKKRRDRINECIAQLKDLLPEHLKLTTLGHLEKAVVLELTLKHLKALTALTEQQHQKIIALQNGERSMKSPVQADLDAFHSGFQTCAKEVLQYLSRFESWTPREQRCAQLLGHLHSISSQFLPGPQLLSPPPGPLSKGSSSSSSSSSPPAPPCVPGHKTEGQANCVPVIQRTHAAELSAETDTDTDSGYGGEGEARPERGPAAATGGALPALAIKQEPSGDEAPPAPKRLKLDRGGSPLPAPPGLATRSAEAAAAAAAAALVRPDAALLGSLMALGAGSGGAPFGQPAAAAPFCLPFYFISPSAAAAYMQPFLDKGSLEKYLYPAAPIPLLYPGIPAQAAAAAAAASFPCLSSVLGPAEKAAAVAAAAGLPPAPHLPHPFAAAAGLAAASAEPGEEAEPAAAEEPGAEGS, from the exons ATGGATGAAGGAATCTCCCGCTTGCCGGagaggcagctgctggagcaTAGGGATTTTATAGG gctggactaccCTTCCCTGTATATGTGCAAGCCCAAAAGAGGCGTGAAGAGGGACGAGAGCAAG GAAACGTACAAACTGCCACATAGACTGATAGAAAAGAAGAGGCGAGACAGGATTAATGAATGCATCGCCCAGCTGAAGGATTTACTGCCCGAGCATCTGAAATTGACG ACGCTGGGACACCTGGAGAAAGCGGTGGTGCTGGAATTGACTTTGAAACACTTGAAAGCTCTAACAGCCTTAACGGAGCAGCAGCATCAGAAGATCATCGCTTTGCAGAACG GGGAGCGGTCCATGAAGTCTCCCGTGCAGGCCGACCTGGACGCCTTCCACTCGGGCTTTCAGACGTGCGCCAAGGAAGTGCTGCAGTACCTCTCCCGCTTCGAGAGCTGGACCCCCCGGGAGCAGCGATGCGCCCAGCTCCTCGGCCACCTGCACTCCATCTCCTCGCAGTTCCTCCCCggcccccagctcctctccccgccgccgggccccctCAGCAagggatcctcctcctcctcctcttcttcctccccgcccgcccccccctgCGTGCCGGGCCACAAGACGGAGGGCCAGGCTAACTGCGTGCCCGTTATCCAGCGGACTCACGCCGCCGAGCTCAGCGCCGAGACCGACACGGACACGGACAGCGGTTACGGCGGGGAGGGCGAGGCGCGGCCCGagcgcggccccgcggcggcgaccGGGGGCGCTCTGCCCGCCCTGGCCATCAAGCAGGAGCCGTCGGGGGACGAGGCGCCCCCCGCGCCCAAGCGGCTGAAGCTGGACCGCGGCGGCAGCCCCCTGCCCGCTCCGCCGGGGCTGGCGACGCGGAgcgccgaggcggcggcggcggcggcggcggcagcgctggTGAGACCCGACGCCGCCCTGCTGGGCTCGCTGATGGCCCTGGGggctggcagcggcggggcccCCTTCGGacagccggcggcggcggccccttTCTGCTTGCCCTTCTACTTCATctccccctccgccgccgccgcctacATGCAGCCCTTCCTGGATAAAGGCAGCCTGGAGAAGTATCTCTACCCCGCCGCCCCCATCCCGCTCCTCTACCCGGGCATCCCGGCCCAGGCGGCTGCCGCTgcggccgccgcctccttccCTTGCCTCTCCTCCGTGCTCGGCCCCGCCGAGAAGGCGGCCgctgtcgccgccgccgccgggctgccCCCGGCgccccacctcccccaccccttcgctgccgccgcggggctggccgccgcctccgccgAACCCGGCGAGGAGGCCGAACCCGCGGCCGCCGAGGAGCCCGGGGCTGAGGGCTCgtga